The Manihot esculenta cultivar AM560-2 chromosome 11, M.esculenta_v8, whole genome shotgun sequence genome includes a region encoding these proteins:
- the LOC122725081 gene encoding uncharacterized protein LOC122725081, with protein sequence MIRETLIFVFLLVSQSCNAFETNRCAPSACGNIRNISYPFRLETDSINCGDHRYNLSCENDSTVLNLYGGKYYVQAINYHNFTIRLVDAGVRQHDCSSIPRFPLSRYHFKKGDPYSDYNYNWSDEELSYSLSLGSIVFLKCQNPVNFSLYPHMDAAPCISTGLNYSYVMVTRCPWVSNLMDLCSVEMMTLIPSAALDYYSCHVEKNVSFNEIHKYLAFGFEISWFDSLYCVNCTYGCYLENNTNHVHCITYKGTQHFHLLIFLHYTIYCTIKFKKYIYII encoded by the coding sequence ATGATTAGAGAAACTCTCATCTTTGTTTTCCTGCTAGTCTCCCAAAGTTGCAATGCTTTTGAAACAAACCGCTGTGCACCTTCAGCATGCGGCAATATCCGGAACATTAGCTACCCTTTCAGACTGGAAACTGATTCAATCAACTGCGGAGACCATAGATATAACCTTTCCTGTGAAAATGATTCGACGGTGTTGAATCTATATGGAGGAAAATACTACGTCCAGGCCAtcaattaccataacttcacgATCCGACTGGTGGATGCTGGCGTCCGTCAACATGATTGTTCTTCCATTCCTCGTTTTCCTTTGTCTCGTTACCACTTCAAAAAGGGAGATCCATACTCTGATTACAATTATAACTGGAGTGACGAAGAATTGAGTTATTCACTTTCACTGGGGAGTATCGTGTTCCTCAAGTGCCAAAATCCAGTGAATTTTTCTCTCTATCCACATATGGATGCTGCACCTTGCATCAGTACTGGACTCAACTATTCATATGTGATGGTTACACGATGCCCATGGGTATCTAATCTGATGGACTTGTGCAGCGTGGAGATGATGACTTTAATTCCATCAGCAGCATTGGATTATTATTCATGTCACGTAGAGAAAAATGTTTCCTTTAATGAAATTCACAAATATCTGGCGTTTGGGTTCGAGATTTCATGGTTCGATAGCCTCTACTGTGTTAATTGTACATATGGCTGCTACCTGGAGAACAACACCAACCATGTTCATTGCATAACATATAAAGGTACGCAACACTTTCATCTATTAATTTTCTTACACTATACAATTTATTgcacaattaaatttaaaaaatatatatatattatttga
- the LOC110626251 gene encoding rust resistance kinase Lr10, translated as MPIRYSHPDIKKITRGFKEKLGGGFGCVYKGKLRSGKVAAIKILNSSKANGQDFINEVATIGRIHHANVVQLIGFCFERSKQALIYEFMPNGSLNNYIGRQEGSISLSWEKLYEISLGVAHSIEYLHEGCDMQILHFDIKPHNVLLDENFTPKISDFGLAKFYPTKGNIASLTAARGTIGYMAPELFYKNIGRVSYKADVYSFGILMLEMADKRKNVNSLAEHLSEVYYPFWVHDQLSSGKLPIKDTTEGENIIARKMILTELWCVQMQLCDRPPMKKVIEMLEGDLESLQLPPRPILFPATPVTMDKGESSLELGSSSLIENSS; from the coding sequence ATGCCAATAAGATATTCTCACCCAGACATTAAGAAGATTACTAGAGGTTTTAAGGAAAAGTTAGGAGGAGGTTTTGGTTGTGTATATAAAGGAAAACTTCGAAGCGGTAAAGTTGCTGCAATAAAGATATTGAATAGCTCTAAAGCTAATGGACAAGATTTTATCAATGAGGTTGCTACTATTGGACGAATTCACCATGCTAATGTTGTACAATTAATTGGCTTTTGTTTCGAGAGATCAAAGCAAGCTCTTATATATGAATTCATGCCTAATGGGTCTCTTAATAATTACATAGGTCGTCAAGAAGGATCGATTTCTCTAAGTTGGGAAAAACTTTATGAGATTTCTCTTGGAGTGGCCCACAGCATTGAATATCTACATGAAGGTTGTGATATGCAAATCCTTCATTTTGATATCAAACCTCATAATGTTCTCCTTGATGAAAATTTCACACCAAAGATTTCAGATTTTGGGCTTGCTAAATTTTATCCAACCAAAGGGAACATTGCATCTCTCACAGCTGCGAGGGGAACGATAGGATACATGGCACCAGAattgttttataaaaacattGGACGTGTCTCATATAAAGCAGATGTATATAGCTTTGGAATATTGATGCTAGAAATGGCAGACAAAAGGAAGAATGTAAATTCACTTGCTGAACATTTAAGTGAAGTTTACTATCCATTTTGGGTACATGACCAACTATCTAGTGGAAAATTACCGATAAAAGATACAACAGAGGGAGAAAATATAATAGCTAGAAAAATGATTTTGACAGAATTATGGTGTGTGCAAATGCAACTTTGTGATCGTCCTCCCATGAAAAAAGTTATAGAGATGCTTGAAGGAGACTTGGAAAGCCTACAATTGCCTCCGAGGCCTATTCTATTTCCTGCAACCCCAGTGACCATGGATAAAGGAGAATCATCATTAGAGTTAGGATCAAGTAGCTTGATTGAAAATTCAAGTTAA